Proteins encoded by one window of Pseudorca crassidens isolate mPseCra1 chromosome 3, mPseCra1.hap1, whole genome shotgun sequence:
- the RFESD gene encoding Rieske domain-containing protein, producing MDPDGSEQDPETKKYSSVCVGREEDIKKSERMTAVVHDREVVIFYHRGEYHAMDIRCYHSGGPLHLGEIEEFDGRPCIVCPWHKYKITLATGEGLYQSINPKDPSAKPKWCSKGIKQRIHTVTVDNGNIYVTLSNEPFRCDSDFYATGIFKVIQSSS from the exons ATGGATCCTGATGGCTCTGAGCAAGATCCTGAAACGAAGAAATATTCTTCTGTCTGTGTTGGCAGagaagaagatattaaaaaatctgaaagaatgaCAGCTGTTGTCCATGATAGAGAAGTGGTCATTTTCTACCACAGAGGAGAATATCATGCTATGGATATTCGCTGTTAcc ACTCAGGAGGACCTTTACATTTAGGAGAAATAGAG GAATTTGATGGACGACCATGTATAGTTTGCCCCTGGCATAAATACAAAATTACTTTGGCCACAGGAGAAGGACTGTATCAGTCTATAAACCCTAAAGATCCATCAGCAAAGCCCAAGTGGTGCTCCAAAGGAATAAAGCAAAGGATTCACACGGTGACAGTGGACAATGGGAATATTTATGTGACTCTTTCTAACGAGCCTTTTAGGTGTGACTCTGATTTTTATGCCACTGGAATCTTCAAAGTAATTCAGAGTTCTTCCTGA